The following are encoded together in the Ovis aries strain OAR_USU_Benz2616 breed Rambouillet chromosome X, ARS-UI_Ramb_v3.0, whole genome shotgun sequence genome:
- the LOC121818351 gene encoding cytochrome c oxidase assembly protein COX20, mitochondrial-like translates to MNNWLLFRKTDTGQGSYAVSMCQYGSVDCYQPAALYVFPVASMVAQIGPREREGRNRLCDIGVEGFILVTLGCWFHCRYNYAKLRIQERLAREGIKNKIIYESAHLDPERKQISGSSSN, encoded by the exons ATGAATAACTGGCTACTGTTCAGGAAGACAGACACAGGGCAGGGTTCATATGCAGTCAGCATGTGCCAGTATGGCAGTGTTGATTGCTATCAGCCGGCAGCTTTGTATGTTTTTCCAgtggcttccatggtggctcagatag GACCCAGGGAACGGGAAGGTAGAAATAGATTATGTGACATTGGAGTAGAAGGATTTATCTTGGTGACTTTAGGATGCTGGTTCCATTGTAGGTATAATTATGCAAAGCTAAGAATCCAGGAAAGACTTGCCAgagaaggaattaaaaataagattatatatGAAAGTGCCCATCTTGAtcctgaaagaaaacaaatcagtggcagcagcagcaactga